In a single window of the Ferrimicrobium acidiphilum DSM 19497 genome:
- a CDS encoding helix-turn-helix domain-containing protein encodes MSGNADREYVIRGPQSFGMALREFRLRRGLTQAELAKTSGLHRSYLSELERGSTTDAVRYLVLACRALDLEIVLRPREGARKNGA; translated from the coding sequence ATGTCTGGAAATGCAGACAGGGAGTACGTGATTCGGGGCCCTCAGTCCTTCGGGATGGCACTGCGTGAATTTCGCCTTCGTCGCGGATTGACTCAGGCTGAACTAGCAAAGACTTCAGGATTGCATCGGAGCTATCTTTCAGAACTTGAACGCGGTTCAACAACTGATGCCGTGCGCTATCTCGTCTTGGCGTGCCGTGCACTCGATTTGGAAATCGTCCTTCGACCTCGGGAAGGAGCTCGTAAGAATGGAGCTTGA